A section of the Dehalococcoidia bacterium genome encodes:
- a CDS encoding tetratricopeptide repeat protein gives MALGTTQKSGAGWEALSRGDWPAARDWFEREVARSEYGAALEGLSWTAFSQNDADRLFWARERAYRRYREEGDPISAARMAVWISSDYTDFRGETAVANGWRQRARRLLEGEPLCPEHGWLALFDGEAALMVEEDAERALACARRAWEIGRQVQAPDVEAMGLAMEGLALVTSGEIDAGMSRLDEAAAAVVGDELKEQIALTTCLCYLVQACERAKDYDRATQWCQRMREYVDGRQIALGQGVCRAHYAGVLIWRGKWEEAEAELAVAEAFIRASRPPMAAEAVVRLADLRRRQGRLEEARRLFSEVEWHPMALLGLAEMALAEGQVDDAQEALERALRHVPENSRTQRASALALLARVQAMLGDHEAARQKLEEVRGLSEAIATLPVKASFHFSAGVLQAAEGDHASAARSFEDAVDLFERGGGPYEAAVTRLELARCLAASGRLERARGEARAAEQALASLGAVVDAARASALLASLGVSSGASPPALTARQVDILRLIAEGRSDREIAAALVVSEHTVHRHVANILQRLGLPSRAAAVAFAGRSGIL, from the coding sequence ATGGCACTTGGGACCACTCAGAAAAGCGGCGCCGGCTGGGAAGCCCTTTCGCGCGGAGATTGGCCGGCGGCGCGGGACTGGTTCGAGAGGGAGGTCGCGCGCTCTGAGTACGGCGCGGCTCTCGAAGGGCTGAGCTGGACCGCTTTCTCTCAGAACGACGCCGACAGGCTGTTCTGGGCGCGCGAGCGCGCCTACAGGCGCTACCGGGAGGAAGGGGACCCGATCTCGGCCGCGCGCATGGCAGTCTGGATCTCCTCCGATTACACCGACTTCCGGGGGGAGACGGCCGTCGCGAACGGCTGGCGGCAGCGTGCTCGAAGGCTGCTGGAGGGCGAGCCTCTCTGCCCTGAACACGGCTGGCTGGCGCTGTTCGACGGCGAGGCCGCGCTCATGGTTGAGGAGGATGCTGAACGCGCCCTGGCCTGCGCGCGGCGCGCCTGGGAAATCGGGCGGCAAGTCCAGGCGCCGGACGTGGAGGCAATGGGCCTGGCGATGGAGGGCCTGGCCCTGGTGACCAGCGGCGAGATCGATGCCGGCATGTCCCGGCTGGACGAAGCAGCCGCGGCGGTCGTCGGAGATGAGCTCAAGGAGCAGATAGCGCTGACCACCTGCCTCTGCTACCTGGTGCAGGCCTGCGAGCGGGCGAAGGACTATGACCGGGCGACGCAGTGGTGTCAGCGGATGCGGGAGTATGTAGACGGACGCCAGATTGCCCTGGGCCAGGGGGTCTGCCGGGCGCACTACGCTGGTGTACTGATCTGGCGCGGCAAGTGGGAGGAGGCTGAAGCAGAGCTGGCAGTCGCGGAGGCCTTCATTCGGGCGAGCCGGCCGCCTATGGCAGCCGAGGCGGTCGTTCGGCTTGCCGACCTCCGGCGGCGACAGGGCAGGCTCGAGGAAGCAAGGCGGCTGTTCTCCGAAGTCGAGTGGCACCCGATGGCCCTGCTGGGACTGGCCGAGATGGCCCTTGCAGAGGGCCAGGTCGACGATGCACAGGAGGCGCTCGAGCGCGCGCTGAGGCATGTGCCCGAGAACAGCCGGACGCAGAGGGCCTCCGCCCTGGCCCTCCTCGCGCGGGTCCAGGCGATGCTCGGGGACCACGAGGCAGCACGGCAGAAGCTCGAGGAGGTGCGCGGCCTCTCCGAGGCCATTGCCACACTGCCCGTGAAGGCATCGTTCCACTTCTCTGCCGGCGTGCTGCAGGCTGCCGAAGGTGACCATGCGTCGGCGGCGCGCTCCTTCGAAGACGCCGTCGACCTCTTCGAACGCGGCGGCGGCCCCTATGAAGCTGCCGTCACGCGACTGGAACTGGCGCGATGCCTCGCGGCCTCGGGCAGGTTGGAGCGAGCTCGCGGGGAAGCGCGCGCCGCGGAACAGGCCTTGGCTTCGCTTGGCGCTGTCGTGGACGCGGCTCGTGCCTCGGCGCTCCTCGCCAGCCTCGGGGTTTCTTCAGGGGCATCGCCTCCCGCCCTCACGGCGAGACAAGTGGACATCCTGCGGCTCATCGCCGAGGGGCGAAGCGACCGGGAGATCGCCGCCGCGCTCGTGGTCAGCGAGCATACGGTGCACAGGCACGTGGCCAACATCCTCCAGCGCCTGGGCCTGCCTTCACGCGCAGCGGCGGTCGCCTTCGCGGGCCGCTCAGGCATTCTTTGA